From the Odocoileus virginianus isolate 20LAN1187 ecotype Illinois chromosome 21, Ovbor_1.2, whole genome shotgun sequence genome, one window contains:
- the LOC110127909 gene encoding large ribosomal subunit protein uL30m: MAGILRAVVQRPPGRLQTATKGVEPLICTDWIRHKFTRSRIPDEVFRPSPEDHEKYGGDPQQPHKLHIVTRIKSTKRRPYWEKDIIKMLGLQKAHTPQVHKNIPSVNAKLKVVKHLIRIKPLKLPQGLPTEEDMSNTCLRSTGELVVGWLLSPADQAAKKC; the protein is encoded by the coding sequence ATGGCAGGGATTTTGCGCGCAGTAGTTCAGAGGCCCCCAGGGAGACTTCAAACGGCAACAAAAGGTGTGGAGCCTCTTATTTGTACAGATTGGATTCGTCACAAATTTACGAGGTCAAGAATTCCAGATGAAGTTTTTCGGCCTTCACCTGAAGATCATGAAAAATACGGTGGGGATCCACAGCAACCTCATAAACTGCATATTGTTACCagaataaaaagtacaaaaagacGTCCATATTGGGAGAAAGATATAATAAAGATGCTTGGGTTACAAAAAGCACACACTCCTCAAGTTCACAAAAATATCCCTTCAGTGAATGCAAAACTGAAAGTGGTTAAACATTTGATAAGAATCAAGCCCCTGAAGCTGCCCCAGGGTCTCCCAACAGAGGAGGACATGTCCAACACGTGCCTGAGGAGCACTGGCGAGCTGGTCGTGGGGTGGCTCCTGAGCCCCGCGGACCAGGCAGCGAAGAAGTGCTGA